The Verrucomicrobiales bacterium genome contains the following window.
GACCACCGGAACACTGCTCAATGCGGCCGACGGTGTTCTGCGCGTGCTCCAGGGCACGGGCGGCGGTCGGGTCATCAACGCCGAACTCGACAATCGTGGCACCCTCGAGGTCGCCGCGAACCTGGAACTCCTGGCCGGTGCGAACCATCGCAACAGCGGGCTGATGGAAGTGACTGCCGGCACGACCACAGTGTCGGCTGGCTCCTTCTCCAATCAGGGCGAGACGCGCGTAATGGCGGCGGCGACCTTGGTCTTGTCAGGTGCCGCGCTAGCAAATTCTGCCACGGGGTTGCTCAGCGGAACGGGAACGTTGGATTTGTCCGCCGCCTCCGCCGCTACCAACGTCGGCGTCGTAGCTCCGGGGGTGTCGTCGGGAACTTTGCGTGTGACGGGCGATTACCCGCAGTCCGCTGGTGGCAGGTTGCAACTGGAGATCGGCGGATTCACGCCTACCACACAGTATGACCGGCTCATGGTCTCGGGGCAGGCCCTGCTCGGAGGCCTCGTCCGCGCCACTCTGGTGAATGGATTTCTCCCGAAGAAAGACGATGCGTTCACCGTGCTCACCTACGCCTCGCGGAACGGCAGTTTCGCCGCGGTTCAGTCAGCCGAACCGGAACGGATCGCCTGGCGGATGCAATACGGTGCAACCAGCGCGCAACTCATTGTCGCCAACACCGCCCCCACCCTGGCGGCCATCGCCAATCAGACCGTGAACGAGGAGACGGTCCTCTCCCTCACCCCCACCGCGACGGACCAGGACTTGCCTCCGCAAACGTTCACTTACTCACTCACCACCGCACCGGCCGGCATGACGATTAACCCCTCTTCTGGCTTGATCACCTGGACACCGGCGGAAGCGCAAGGACCGGGCGTTCACAACGTGACCGTACGGGTCACGGACAATGGCACCCCGGCGCTCGGGCACACCACCAGTTTCAGCGTGACGGTCAACGAAGTAAACCTAGCTCCAGTGCTCCCAGCCCTGCCCGACGCCACGATGATCCACGCCGGCACCACGTTTACTGCCAACCTGAGCGCGACTGATTCCGATCTGCCGGCCAACACATTGACCTATTCGCTGCCGACCGGCCCCAGCGACGCCACCCTGAGCCCCGCCGGGGTAGTCAGCTGGAGTGCACCGGTGACGGCTGCCGGGACAGTCGCAGACTTCACCGTAGGCGTCACTGACAACGGATTGCCAACAGCCAGCGACAACCGCAGCTTTCAGGTGCAGGTGACAGGTAGGCTGGAAATCCTTAGCTCCGCGCAGACAGGCGCACAATTGGAAGTCACCTGGCGGGCCATTCCCGGACGGATATATCGGCTCATCGCTTCCGATACCTTGCCGGCCACCGAATGGACGCCGGTCCCCGGGGACATCGAAGCCACTGGAGCGACCGCGACCAAGACCATCCCCATCGGGGCTCTGGCCGGAGGCAATTACTTCCGCGTCGAATTAGTCGGAGAATAAGATCATGAACTCAACCAACCCACGTTCGTCCCGTCGAACGCGGTTCGCCCTGTGGCCAACCTCGACTTCTCTTAGCCTCGTACTGATCGCTTGCTTCTGCGGCGCGTCAGGCTCGAGGAGCTTGGGTGCGCTCCTCAGCCAC
Protein-coding sequences here:
- a CDS encoding putative Ig domain-containing protein, whose product is TTGTLLNAADGVLRVLQGTGGGRVINAELDNRGTLEVAANLELLAGANHRNSGLMEVTAGTTTVSAGSFSNQGETRVMAAATLVLSGAALANSATGLLSGTGTLDLSAASAATNVGVVAPGVSSGTLRVTGDYPQSAGGRLQLEIGGFTPTTQYDRLMVSGQALLGGLVRATLVNGFLPKKDDAFTVLTYASRNGSFAAVQSAEPERIAWRMQYGATSAQLIVANTAPTLAAIANQTVNEETVLSLTPTATDQDLPPQTFTYSLTTAPAGMTINPSSGLITWTPAEAQGPGVHNVTVRVTDNGTPALGHTTSFSVTVNEVNLAPVLPALPDATMIHAGTTFTANLSATDSDLPANTLTYSLPTGPSDATLSPAGVVSWSAPVTAAGTVADFTVGVTDNGLPTASDNRSFQVQVTGRLEILSSAQTGAQLEVTWRAIPGRIYRLIASDTLPATEWTPVPGDIEATGATATKTIPIGALAGGNYFRVELVGE